From the Cervus elaphus chromosome 20, mCerEla1.1, whole genome shotgun sequence genome, one window contains:
- the LRRC8C gene encoding volume-regulated anion channel subunit LRRC8C produces MIPVTEFRQFSEQQPAFRVLKPWWDVFTDYLSVAMLMIGVFGCTLQVMQDKIICLPKRVQPSQNHSSVSNVSQAVASTTPLPPPKPSPSNPVTVEMKGLKTDLDLQQYSFINQMCYERALHWYAKYFPYLVLIHTLVFMLCSNFWFKFPGSSSKIEHFISILGKCFDSPWTTRALSEVSGEDSEEKDSRKNNMSRSNTTQSGPEGSLVNSQSLKSIPEKFVVDKSTAGALDKKEGEQAKALFEKVKKFRLHVEEGDILYAMYVRQTVLKVIKFLIIIAYNSALVSKVQFTVDCNVDIQDMTGYKNFSCNHTMAHLFSKLSFCYLCFVSIYGLTCLYTLYWLFYRSLKEYSFEYVRQETGIDDIPDVKNDFAFMLHMIDQYDPLYSKRFAVFLSEVSENKLKQLNLNNEWTPDKLRQKLQTNAHNRLELPLIMLSGLPDTVFEITELQSLKLEIIKNVMIPATIAQLDNLQELSLHQCSVKIHSAALSFLKENLKVLSVKFDDMRELPPWMYGLRNLEELYLVGSLSHDISRNVTLESLRDLKSLKILSIKSNVSKIPQAVVDVSSHLQKMCIHNDGTKLVMLNNLKKMTNLTELELVHCDLERIPHAVFSLLSLQELDLKENNLKSIEEIVSFQHLRKLTVLKLWHNSITYIPEHIKKLTSLERLSFSHNKIEVLPSHLFLCNKIRYLDLSYNDIRFIPPEIGVLQSLQYFSITCNKVESLPDELYFCKKLKTLKIGKNSLSVLSPKIGNLLFLSYLDVKGNHFEILPPELGDCRALKRAGLVVEDALFETLPSDVREQMKTE; encoded by the coding sequence GTCATGCAAGACAAGATAATCTGCCTTCCGAAAAGAGTACAGCCTTCTCAGAACCACTCTTCTGTTTCAAATGTCTCTCAAGCAGTGGCCAGTACCACCCCACTGCCTCCACCAAAACCATCTCCTTCTAACCCAGTCACTGTGGAAATGAAAGGGCTGAAGACAGATTTGGACCTTCAGCAATACAGCTTTATTAACCAGATGTGCTATGAGCGAGCCCTCCACTGGTACGCCAAGTATTTCCCATACCTTGTCCTCATTCATACCCTGGTCTTCATGCTCTGCAGCAACTTTTGGTTCAAGTTCCCTGGCTCCAGCTCCAAAATAGAACATTTCATCTCAATCCTGGGGAAGTGTTTTGACTCTCCCTGGACCACACGAGCCTTATCTGAAGTGTCTGGGGAGGACTCAGAAGAGAAGGACAGCAGGAAGAACAACATGAGCAGGTCCAACACCACCCAGTCTGGTCCAGAAGGCAGTCTGGTCAACTCTCAATCTTTGAAGTCAATTCCTGAGAAGTTTGTGGTTGACAAATCCACTGCAGGGGCTCTGGATAAGAAGGAGGGTGAGCAGGCAAAAGCTTTATTTGAGAAGGTGAAGAAGTTCCGGCTGCACGTAGAAGAAGGTGATATACTGTATGCCATGTATGTTCGTCAGACTGTACTTAAGGTTATAAAATTCCTAATCATCATTGCATATAATAGTGCCCTGGTTTCCAAAGTCCAATTTACAGTGGACTGTAATGTTGACATTCAGGACATGACTGGATATAAAAACTTTTCTTGCAATCATACCATGGCACACTTGTTTTCAAAACTCTCCTTTTGCTACCTGTGCTTTGTAAGTATCTACGGATTGACGTGCCTTTATACGTTATACTGGCTGTTCTACCGTTCTCTGAAGGAGTACTCTTTTGAGTATGTCCGGCAGGAGACTGGAATTGATGATATTCCAGATGTGAAAAATGACTTTGCTTTTATGCTTCATATGATTGATCAGTATGACCCTCTGTATTCCAAGAGATTCGCGGTGTTCCTATCTGAAGTGAGTGAAAACAAATTAAAGCAGCTGAACTTAAATAATGAGTGGACTCCAGATAAACTGAGGCAGAAGCTGCAGACAAATGCCCATAACCGTTTGGAACTGCCTCTCATCATGCTCTCTGGCCTTCCAGACACTGTTTTTGAAATCACAGAGTTGCAATCCCTAAAACTTGAAATCATTAAGAACGTCATGATACCAGCCACTATCGCGCAGCTAGACAATCTCCAGGAGCTCTCTCTACACCAGTGCTCAGTCAAAATCCACAGCGCGGCATTGTCTTTCCTGAAGGAGAATCTCAAGGTCTTGAGCGTCAAGTTTGATGACATGAGGGAGCTGCCCCCCTGGATGTATGGCCTCCGGAACCTGGAGGAGCTTTACCTGGTTGGCTCTCTAAGTCACGATATTTCCAGAAATGTCACCCTTGAGTCTCTGCGGGATCTCAAAAGCCTTAAAATTCTCTCGATCAAAAGCAACGTTTCCAAAATCCCACAGGCAGTGGTTGATGTTTCCAGCCATCTCCAGAAGATGTGCATCCACAACGATGGCACCAAGCTGGTGATGCTCAACAACCTGAAGAAGATGACCAACCTGACAGAGCTGGAGCTGGTCCACTGTGACCTGGAGCGCATCCCTCACGCCGTATTCAGCCTGCTCAGCCTCCAGGAACTGGACCtcaaggaaaataatctgaaatccATAGAAGAGATCGTTAGCTTCCAGCACTTGAGAAAGTTGACCGTACTAAAACTGTGGCATAACAGCATCACCTACATCCCAGAGCATATCAAGAAACTCACCAGCCTGGAGCGTCTGTCCTTCAGTCACAATAAAATCGAGGTGCTGCCTTCCCACCTCTTCCTATGCAACAAAATCCGTTACCTGGACTTGTCCTACAATGACATTCGATTTATCCCACCTGAGATCGGAGTTCTACAAAGTTTACAGTATTTTTCCATCACTTGTAACAAAGTGGAGAGCCTTCCAGATGAACTCTACTTCTGTAAGAAACTCAAAACTCTGAAGATTGGGAAAAACAGCCTATCAGTACTTTCCCCCAAAATTGGaaatttgttatttctttcctaTTTAGATGTTAAAGGCAATCACTTTGAAATCCTCCCTCCTGAACTGGGTGACTGTCGGGCTTTGAAGCGAGCTGGTTTAGTTGTAGAAGATGCTCTGTTTGAAACCCTGCCTTCTGATGTCCGGgagcaaatgaaaacagaataa